Within the Thermosynechococcaceae cyanobacterium Okahandja genome, the region AGGGCACAATACAGGGCAATCGTTGTCCTGTCTCTGAGTGTTGAGGGTGAACGGTAGGTGTGGTAGGCCGCAAGAACCGACGCGTTACGCAGGCAAGTTATGGACGTTCAGCCTTCTCCTCACCCCTTCATCGATCAAGATGTGATTCAACGCCAAGCGGTCAGTCAACTCCTGCGCGCACGCCTACGAGCTACCGCAGGGTTGGTCAGTGCCGATTCCCCCTTGCCGATGGCAACCCCCACGGAGCTATCCCCCTTGGGGCGACATGGTGAGCAAAAACCGCCCGCTACAGACGGCCACGAGCCTTAAGCAGCAAGTAGCGATCCACCAGTAGGGTACTGATCTGATCGGCGGGCGCATCCAGCACCAGTACCCCTTGCCGTTCAATCTGGGCAAAAGCGCGTTGGCGTTGATGAATGAGATCTAGGGCAACCGCCTGTTCGTAGAGAGCGCTGATTTGATCCGGCAGGTCGATGGGTTGCGGTGCCAGCAGTTGGTGGGCGATGCCCTCGATGTGGCGATCGCGCAGCGCCACACAAAAGGGTAAAAAGCGGGGGGTGAGCCGCGCCATAGCCCCCAGCAACTCTTGGGAGGCCACCTCATCCACAATTTCGGTGAGCACCACCACAAGGGCACGGCGAGTATAGTGTCCCAAAATGGCGCTCACGGTGCCAATATAGTCAGACTCTTCTAAAACCGGTTCGCACTGATACACTTGGCTGAGAATATGCCCTAAATGAGAATCGCCCCCTTGGGGCGCAATCCAGCGGTGCAGTTGTTGATCAAAAATACCTAGCCCCACCTTGTCGCCGCGCCGTAGCCCGGTCAAGGCCAGCGCCAAGGCCGCATTTAAGCCCCAGTCAAAGCGCTTTAAGCCTGCCACCGTCGCCGTCATTAAGCGACCGCGATCCAGCAAAATAATCAGGGGTTGATCCCGCTCTGGCTCCATTGCCCGCACAAGGGGGCGACCACGGCGGGCGGTTGCCTTCCAGTCCATCAGCCGCAGATCATCCCCTAGGTGATAGTCCCGCAGTTCGGCAAATTCGGTGCCTCCAAGGGTGTGCCGTCGTCGCCGTAGGCTGCCGCTCGACTCAAGGCTGAGGCGGATCGAAAGGGAGCGCAGTCCAATTAAGTCCGGATAGACCTCTACTTTGGTCTGAATGGGGGCAAACCACTGTCGCCACGCCAACCCCCACGGACTGCGGAGGCGCACATCACAGCCGGTCCAAGCAAAAGCACCTCGCCGCGGTGGAAACACGTAGTACAGCAAGGCTAGCTCGCTGTTGGGCACGGCATTAAAAGCAAAGTAGGCGGCCTCACTCTGCAGGTCGGCGGGAGGGTGATCGTACAGTTCAATGCGGCTGGTGGCGGTTAAGGGCAGGATTGCGCCGGTCTGGACAATGAGGTGGATGGCATTTTGGCGGCCAATGGAGAGTCGTGGCTCGCACTGCCGTTTCAGGTGAATCTGCCACCGCCCCGACTGGTGGTAGTCCCACAGGGTGAGCGCCCCTACCAGCAGATCGTAGAGCGCCATTAGCACTAGCCCTAACCCCAATGGCCAGTAGTTCAGCCATTGTCGTAGCGGCCCGGAGGGCAGTGAGGCTACAGGCAGTAGGTCCGGCGGTAAGAGACTGGTTAACACAGGTAAGCCCATCCCCAGCAGCAGCAGGCCATAAAACCGCTCGGTGGGAACCAACCGCGGTCGGTGGCGACCAAAACGATAGCTGGCGGCGTTACTCATCGGGGGACGGGCACGCTGGCCAGAATAGCTTGAATCACTTGCTCAACGGTGGTGCCATCCAGTTGAGCTTCGGGTTTCAGAATTAAGCGGTGCTGCAATAGGGGGACGGCGATCGCCTTCACGTCTTCGGGGGTCACGTACTCCCGCCCCTCTAGCCACGCTTGGGCTTGGGTGGCGCGTAACCAACCAATGGCAGAACGGGGTGATGCCCCCAGTAGCAGTTCCGGGTGTTGACGGCTGGCGTGAACCAAGGCCAGTAGGTAGTCCAGTACCGCAGGCTCCACATGGGTTTGCCGCACCTGCTGTCGCGCCGCCAGTACCTGATCTACCGTGACTAGGGGTGCCAAGTTGAGTTGATCCAAGTCCCGGGCCTCAAACCCGCCTAGGGCATTATCGAGCATTTGCCGCTCGGCGCTGGCGGCAGGGTAGGGTACCACCAGCTTAAGGAGAAAGCGATCCAGTTGGGCTTCTGGTAGGGGGTAGGTGCCCTCAAACTCGAGGGGATTTTGGGTGGCGATCGCCCAAAAGAGGCCGGACAGGGGCAGGGTTGTTCCATCTAGGGTGACTTGGCGCTCTTCCATTGCCTCTAGGAGGGCGGCTTGGGTTTTGGGCGGTGTCCGGTTAATTTCGTCCGCTAGGAGCACCTGCGTAAAAATGGGGCCTTTGCGGAGGCGAAAGGTGCGGCTGTTAAAGTCAAAAATACTGGTGCCGAGAATATCGGCGGGCAGGACATCGGGGGTGAGTTGAATGCGGCGAAATTCCGCTTGAATCAGCCGCGCCAGTAGTTTGACCAAAAGGGTTTTGGCAGTGCCGGGCACGCCTTCAAGAATCACGTGTCCCTCGGCCAACAGGGCAACGATCAGGCCGTTGGCGATCGCCGCCTGACCCATCACAATCTCGTTAAGGCGCTGCTGGAGGGCGGTAAAAAGCTCTTTCACGCAATTGAGGCGAAACAAACTTCATTCATCATAAACCGCAATGCCTCACCCCTCAGTGTCGGTGTACTCTTGAGGGGGCGGTGGGCACCGGATCATACCCGCCAGCGGCAAAGGGGTGGCAGCGCAAAATTCGCCTCACGGCCAAATAGGTTCCCTTGAAGGCACCAAACCGGGCGATCGCCTCGAGGGCGTAGTTCGAGCAGGTGGGGGTGTAGCGACAGGTGGGTAAAAACAACGGCGAAAGCCACCGCTGATAGCCGCGAATCAGAACGATAAGGAGATGGCTCATCCAGTTGGCCAAGGGCATGGGTTTAATTTCCCCCAGAGCATCCCTTACATTATCTGCCACATTATCCGCCACTTAGCGGGGGCGAAAGAGGTGATGGTGCGCAGGGCTGTACAGGCAGGAGCGCCCCTGAAACGCACCCACCTGTTGGGCGGCCAAGGCAGGGCTAATCAAGTACAGGGTGGTGCGGGTCAGCCCTTGCTGCTGAGTGACGCTGGCCATCTCTGATAGGGGCACTAACCACAACCGCTCATCGGGCCAACCCAAGCGATAACCAATGGCGACTAGGGTATCGGCGGGATAGTGGGCCAGTAAGTCTTGCTGCGCCCGCTGCACCCGATTGGCGCTCAGGTAAAGACACAGGCTGGCTTGGTGTGCCGCCAAACTGGCTAACTCCTCCGCCGCAGGCACGCGGGTGCGACCACTCGCACGGGTAAGAATAATGGTCTGCACCAATTCCGGTAACGTTAATTCCGCCTTCAACCGCGCTGCGGCCAACTGGTAGGCACTAATGCCCGGAACCACTTCCACGGCAATATCGGCAGCGGCTAGGCGTTGAATTTGCTCATGAATAGCACTGTAGAGGCTGGGGTCACCCGACTGGAGCCGTACCACCACCTTGTCCGCTTCGACCGCACGAATCATCAAGGGTAAGATGTCCTCAAGGGTCAAGGCCGCGGTGGGAATGCAGGTGGCAGTGGGGGGGGCAAACTGCAAAATACCGCTGGGCACTAGGGAGTCGGCGTATAAAATAACATCTGCCCCTTGGATGAGGCGTTGTCCCTTCAGGGTTAACAACTCGGGATCGCCGGGGCCTGCACCCACAAAATAGACGCCTGGTTTGAACGGGGCACCCACTGTAACCACCAAATCACCGCTTGAGTCACTATCTCCAAGATGCCATACTGCCGTTGCTCGCGCTGCGAGTCTAAGGCCAACCCTGCGATCCATTCCCTCAGTAAACTGGTAGAGATTGGCCTTACCCTCAGCACCTTAAATTTATGCGTGGCAATCCTCCAACGTCTTCCCAGCAGCCCTACACCATTTTGGTGATTGACGATGACCCAACCACCCGTCTCCTGTTGCGCAAAACCCTCAAGGATTTGGGCTATACCGTTGCGGTTGCCAGCCATGGTGCTGAAGGACTGGCGATCGCCGCCAGCGAGAAACCGGCCCTGATTATCTGTGATTGGATGATGCCGGGTCTCGATGGGTTAGAGGTGTGCCGCCAAATTAAACAAGACCCGGAACTATCCCGTATCTTTTTTGTGCTCTTAACGGCCAAGGGGGAACTTGAAGATCGCATTCAGGGGCTAGATGCGGGTGCCGATGAATTTCTGGCCAAGCCCATTGATGCCAACGAGTTACGGGCACGCATTCAGGCGGGGTTGCGTCTGTATCAACTCAATCAGGATCTGCTAAAGCAAAAGCAACTGCTAGAGGCGGAACTGCACGAAGCGGCCGCCTACGTGCGATCGCTGTTGCCTGCACCTCAGGACGGCCCGCTGAAAATTAACTATTACTTTTTACCCTCGAGCCAGTTGGGGGGTGACTGTTTTGATTTCTTTTGGGTGGGCGATCGCTACCTCGTGCTCTACATTCTGGATGTCTCCGGTCATGGCCTAGGGGCAGCCTTACCCTCAGTATCGGTCTTAAATCTCCTACGCAATACCACCAGCTCACAAGCCACCAGCGTTGACTATCGACACCCGGCAAAAGTGCTAGAGGCGCTCAATCATGGTTTTCAGATGAGTGCCCAGCACGATAAGTACTTTACTATCTGGTACGGCATCTACGACTGCCACCGCCGCACCCTCACCTATGCCAGTGGGGGGCATCCCCCCGCCCTACTGGTGAGCGGTTGTGGGGACACCTGCCAAGTTCAGCCGCTGAAAACCGCTGGCATTCCCATTGGGATGTTTGCCGACATGAGTTTTTGTGAAAATACGCTCGACGTGCCGGAGTCTGCCGTGCTCTACCTTTTTAGTGATGGCATTTACGAGTTTGAAACCCTCAGCAGCCCAGTGTGGGGGCTCGATGCCTTTGCAGACCTGCTGTTTCAGGCGCATCAGCAGCAGGGGGTGCCCTCGTTGCCAGCCCTCATTCGCCAAATTCAGCAGTATGCTGCCCCTCATGCCTTTGGCAGTGATGATGTGTCACTGGTTCAGGCGCAGTTGCAGCCGTGCTGAAGCAATGGCACTAGAACGCTACCGGAAATTTGCAGTGGAGATTGCATAAATGGAAGCCTTCCATGCAATATCGTAAGCAGTGGGAGAGTGATGGTTCAACTATGGGTGCATGGGAATTTTTATTACAAAAGGAGGGCGATCGCCAGTGGTTGCCCCTCGAGCCACCGTCGTCGGAAGTGCTAGAGGGCAGCTATCGCCTGATGGCGCGCTGTCCAATTCCCGACACCTCCGTTGAAGTTCAAATTACCCACCTCTACGACGAGCAGGGGATTCCTAAGCAACGCTATCAGCGGCGCACCCACCGCAGCAGTGCCACCGGGCTGATGGGGATTTTGCCCTTTACCTATTTACAAGCCGGGCGTTGGGAGTTTCAGTGCCGCGCCGCACAAGAGGGGGTGTTGAGCGCCGAGACCTTTACGATTGCCCTTGATGTCCTTGCCCCGGTTGAAGAGTGGGATTGTCTCCTGCCGCCGACCCCGCCAGCCCCTGAGGCCAGTCCTGTGACCGACCCTACCAGCCCCAGCGAACCTGCCTCCCCCCTGATCCAACTGCCCCAGAGTGCCTACACCATTTTTGCGGATGAAACCCTTGTGCTCTCCGGTACTCTGGCTGTGCCCGGAACGGTACTCATTCGGCTGCGCAATCCGGTTACCCGGGATGTGGTACACGAGCATACCGTAGGGGCAGTTCCCCAAGGGTCGAGCTGGCGCTTTGACTATACCTTGCCCAATTTATCCGCCTACCCGGTCATGGTCGGGGAAGCGCGGCTCATCCCCAGTGAACCTCTCGAGCGCAGCGATTTACGTCAAGTCCAAGCCTTTATGGTGACCGTACTGCCAGCACCAGAAACAACCGTGAGTCCTGCCCCTGAACCCAGCACCTGTGAACCGGCACCGGCCACCCCCTCCCTAGTGGCTCTAGGGCCGCAGCTTCCCGTTTTGACCCACATTCCCCTAGAACCGGTGCCTACGGGCAAGTTGCAACTGCCACCCCAGCTAAAACCAACTAAAGCCCCCGTAACCGTTGATCTACCCAGTTTTTGCCAACCCCTCTCGCTGATCACGGTGCCGCCCCCTGCCCAGCTCCCCATTGATCGCCAAGAACGCTTTTGGTCTCGTCTGCAACAGTTAGCGGAGTTGGCACCCCCACCCGAGATGCCCCCTGCCGACCCGCCCGCTGCCCACGCTTACCTGCTCAAGCCGCCGGAACTGACCCTTGCTCCCGATCCTCTGGTGTCGCCGCTACATCTGAAGGTGCATCTGCCTCTTGCTCAGCGGGGCTGCTCTGTGAAAGTTTGGATTACCAATGCCGCCACTGGCGAATTAATTGCCGGACCGCGCTGGTTGGTGGAATTTGATTTTTACCGCCATGGGGATCTTTGGCAAACCGTGCTCCATATCGACGTGCCCGCGACGGTTCGTACCATTGCCCTGATGGCGATCGCCATTGATCCAATCACCGGTGCCGAAAGTTCAACCGTTGCCCTGCGGCGCGAACTCCCCTTGTGATCTAAAACAACCCACCGCCGTTGGCGGAATCACCTCTGCTCTTAGGCAGGATCACTGTTCGCAGCCGTTATTCTTGGCATCCTAAAGCTATGGATGTTTTGAGGATTCGGATATGCGTTCACGGTTGCAAGCGATTCTTGAGCAAAAACAACTCACCGGCCAAGGATTTGCCAACACCAACCACGGCTTGAGTGACCCCGTGACCGACATCGGCACATTCCGCAAGGAGAAAACCGC harbors:
- a CDS encoding DUF58 domain-containing protein, whose protein sequence is MSNAASYRFGRHRPRLVPTERFYGLLLLGMGLPVLTSLLPPDLLPVASLPSGPLRQWLNYWPLGLGLVLMALYDLLVGALTLWDYHQSGRWQIHLKRQCEPRLSIGRQNAIHLIVQTGAILPLTATSRIELYDHPPADLQSEAAYFAFNAVPNSELALLYYVFPPRRGAFAWTGCDVRLRSPWGLAWRQWFAPIQTKVEVYPDLIGLRSLSIRLSLESSGSLRRRRHTLGGTEFAELRDYHLGDDLRLMDWKATARRGRPLVRAMEPERDQPLIILLDRGRLMTATVAGLKRFDWGLNAALALALTGLRRGDKVGLGIFDQQLHRWIAPQGGDSHLGHILSQVYQCEPVLEESDYIGTVSAILGHYTRRALVVVLTEIVDEVASQELLGAMARLTPRFLPFCVALRDRHIEGIAHQLLAPQPIDLPDQISALYEQAVALDLIHQRQRAFAQIERQGVLVLDAPADQISTLLVDRYLLLKARGRL
- a CDS encoding MoxR family ATPase, which gives rise to MKELFTALQQRLNEIVMGQAAIANGLIVALLAEGHVILEGVPGTAKTLLVKLLARLIQAEFRRIQLTPDVLPADILGTSIFDFNSRTFRLRKGPIFTQVLLADEINRTPPKTQAALLEAMEERQVTLDGTTLPLSGLFWAIATQNPLEFEGTYPLPEAQLDRFLLKLVVPYPAASAERQMLDNALGGFEARDLDQLNLAPLVTVDQVLAARQQVRQTHVEPAVLDYLLALVHASRQHPELLLGASPRSAIGWLRATQAQAWLEGREYVTPEDVKAIAVPLLQHRLILKPEAQLDGTTVEQVIQAILASVPVPR
- the yidD gene encoding membrane protein insertion efficiency factor YidD, which encodes MADNVRDALGEIKPMPLANWMSHLLIVLIRGYQRWLSPLFLPTCRYTPTCSNYALEAIARFGAFKGTYLAVRRILRCHPFAAGGYDPVPTAPSRVHRH
- the cobM gene encoding precorrin-4 C(11)-methyltransferase, which codes for MGAGPGDPELLTLKGQRLIQGADVILYADSLVPSGILQFAPPTATCIPTAALTLEDILPLMIRAVEADKVVVRLQSGDPSLYSAIHEQIQRLAAADIAVEVVPGISAYQLAAARLKAELTLPELVQTIILTRASGRTRVPAAEELASLAAHQASLCLYLSANRVQRAQQDLLAHYPADTLVAIGYRLGWPDERLWLVPLSEMASVTQQQGLTRTTLYLISPALAAQQVGAFQGRSCLYSPAHHHLFRPR
- a CDS encoding SpoIIE family protein phosphatase, with protein sequence MRGNPPTSSQQPYTILVIDDDPTTRLLLRKTLKDLGYTVAVASHGAEGLAIAASEKPALIICDWMMPGLDGLEVCRQIKQDPELSRIFFVLLTAKGELEDRIQGLDAGADEFLAKPIDANELRARIQAGLRLYQLNQDLLKQKQLLEAELHEAAAYVRSLLPAPQDGPLKINYYFLPSSQLGGDCFDFFWVGDRYLVLYILDVSGHGLGAALPSVSVLNLLRNTTSSQATSVDYRHPAKVLEALNHGFQMSAQHDKYFTIWYGIYDCHRRTLTYASGGHPPALLVSGCGDTCQVQPLKTAGIPIGMFADMSFCENTLDVPESAVLYLFSDGIYEFETLSSPVWGLDAFADLLFQAHQQQGVPSLPALIRQIQQYAAPHAFGSDDVSLVQAQLQPC